One window from the genome of Candidatus Saccharimonadales bacterium encodes:
- a CDS encoding transcriptional regulator, with translation MIQLFGSKTRVKLLHLFLSNPDRSFYVREITRKIDEQINSVRRELANLLNVGVIKSDSANNRLYYTVNQKYRYYKPLRDIFVDETFEKASASTSGGTENEWAKRLKPLGAVKFAVLGGRFVQNSKSGVDLLIAGDVNKTQVKKFVKDLEQEESAALNYTVMSYEDFYYRLSIKDLFVTSIVSDKKIILLDTEHVLTKEG, from the coding sequence ATGATTCAACTTTTCGGCTCAAAGACGAGAGTAAAGCTTCTTCATCTCTTTCTGAGTAACCCCGACCGCTCCTTTTATGTTCGTGAAATAACCCGAAAGATCGATGAACAGATCAACTCTGTACGACGTGAACTCGCCAACCTTCTCAACGTAGGTGTCATCAAGAGTGATAGTGCCAATAACAGGCTTTATTACACCGTTAACCAGAAGTATCGCTACTACAAACCACTTCGTGACATTTTTGTTGATGAGACGTTCGAGAAAGCTTCCGCATCGACCTCAGGTGGGACGGAGAATGAATGGGCCAAGCGCCTCAAGCCACTTGGAGCTGTTAAGTTTGCCGTCTTAGGTGGAAGGTTTGTTCAGAACTCAAAGAGTGGCGTTGACCTTCTGATCGCCGGAGATGTGAACAAAACGCAGGTTAAGAAGTTTGTCAAAGATCTCGAGCAAGAAGAAAGCGCCGCACTAAACTATACTGTAATGTCCTATGAGGACTTTTATTACCGGCTTAGTATTAAGGACCTCTTCGTCACCTCTATAGTGAGTGATAAGAAGATCATTCTGCTTGATACTGAACATGTTTTAACCAAAGAGGGATAA
- a CDS encoding MBL fold metallo-hydrolase: MEFTYRGANCIQIASKGGTLLTDPNLESLGLKDTVSGKADVLLLTQDQFKPLTKLEKAFVIETPGEYELKEFAIQGVAARAYSDEADKHSAIIYRVHVGTINVLILGHIFPELTESQLEGIGVIDILVVPVGGNGYTLDAAQASKLVRLISPKVVIPTHYADAHLKYPVEQAGIDEFAKDLGLTASVEEKYKIKGDSLPESLTLVELKRI; this comes from the coding sequence ATGGAGTTTACGTATAGAGGGGCTAATTGTATTCAAATTGCTAGCAAGGGAGGCACGCTACTAACGGACCCTAATCTTGAGTCATTGGGCCTGAAAGATACTGTGTCGGGGAAAGCCGATGTCCTGTTGCTCACCCAGGATCAGTTCAAGCCTCTCACAAAACTCGAGAAGGCATTCGTCATCGAGACTCCCGGAGAGTATGAACTAAAGGAGTTTGCAATCCAAGGTGTGGCGGCTCGCGCCTACTCTGACGAGGCGGATAAACATAGTGCGATTATCTATAGAGTCCACGTGGGGACGATCAACGTTCTCATCCTAGGCCACATCTTCCCTGAATTAACCGAATCACAACTGGAGGGGATAGGAGTCATTGATATACTTGTTGTACCCGTAGGTGGCAATGGCTATACGCTCGACGCAGCCCAAGCCTCGAAGCTTGTTCGTCTTATCTCGCCCAAAGTGGTTATCCCTACACATTACGCCGACGCTCATCTTAAATATCCCGTCGAACAAGCTGGCATAGACGAGTTTGCCAAGGATCTTGGGCTTACTGCTAGCGTCGAAGAAAAGTACAAGATAAAAGGAGACTCTCTTCCGGAGAGCCTCACCTTGGTAGAGCTCAAAAGGATCTAA
- the rpmB gene encoding 50S ribosomal protein L28, which produces MTLPLKTAIIFLINYNSSENMAQVCAITGKGKQYGSNVSFSQRHTKKVWKPNLQKKTFIVDGRKVTMKVSTQAIRTMKKKGILSSSPAAREIKTDSPTPQTT; this is translated from the coding sequence TTGACCCTACCTCTTAAAACAGCTATAATCTTCCTGATCAATTACAACTCGAGCGAGAACATGGCACAGGTATGCGCAATCACCGGTAAAGGCAAACAGTATGGCAGCAATGTCAGCTTTTCGCAGCGCCACACCAAGAAGGTATGGAAGCCTAATCTACAGAAGAAAACATTCATCGTTGACGGTCGTAAAGTAACCATGAAGGTTAGCACCCAGGCCATTCGAACTATGAAAAAGAAGGGGATTCTATCTAGCTCCCCTGCCGCCAGAGAGATCAAAACAGATAGCCCCACACCTCAAACGACTTAG
- a CDS encoding site-2 protease family protein, giving the protein MFGGLTTSQLLIYAVSLIIGLTMHEAMHAFAARWLGDTSAEDSGRLTLNPLRHIDPYTTILMPIISLLVLHVPFLAARPVPFNPHRLRYREYGVALVGLAGPLTNLVLAAIAGILIRLIMPDINGLIFECLYIFAIANTAIFVFNMIPFPPLDGSRALYAVAPDALRTLMERIEAMGVVSIIIVMMLFFFTPVGTFCEQVISYILQVIV; this is encoded by the coding sequence ATGTTCGGTGGTCTTACAACGAGTCAGTTGCTGATATACGCTGTCTCTTTAATCATTGGCTTGACGATGCATGAGGCGATGCACGCCTTCGCAGCTCGCTGGCTAGGTGACACAAGCGCAGAGGATAGCGGTCGTTTGACTCTTAACCCTCTGCGCCACATCGATCCCTACACGACCATTCTAATGCCCATCATCTCCCTCTTGGTCCTACATGTACCATTTCTTGCTGCAAGACCTGTTCCGTTTAACCCCCATAGACTCAGGTATCGGGAGTACGGTGTTGCGTTGGTTGGTCTGGCCGGGCCTCTAACTAACCTCGTCTTAGCTGCTATAGCCGGCATCTTAATCAGACTCATCATGCCAGATATCAACGGTCTCATCTTCGAATGCCTCTATATCTTCGCAATCGCTAACACGGCGATATTCGTCTTCAACATGATTCCGTTTCCTCCACTTGACGGCTCCCGAGCTCTCTACGCCGTTGCTCCCGATGCCCTCAGGACCTTGATGGAGAGGATAGAAGCGATGGGGGTGGTCTCGATCATTATCGTTATGATGCTCTTCTTCTTTACACCAGTCGGTACTTTCTGCGAACAGGTCATTAGCTATATTCTTCAGGTCATAGTATGA
- a CDS encoding ribonuclease HI family protein, whose amino-acid sequence MNNPVDELVIYTDGGARGNPGPAASGFVIMTADEEVLEDGGEYLGVTTNNQAEYQAVKLALIAAKKYHPTVIRFKMDSELVVKQMNGVYKIKNRDLWPIHSFIKETAQEFTKVTYEHVRREFNKLADAKVNQILDAHRVL is encoded by the coding sequence GTGAACAACCCAGTTGATGAGCTCGTTATATACACTGACGGCGGAGCAAGAGGAAATCCGGGTCCAGCTGCTTCAGGGTTTGTCATTATGACAGCAGACGAAGAAGTTCTAGAGGATGGAGGCGAATACCTAGGGGTCACTACGAATAATCAAGCAGAGTATCAAGCTGTTAAGTTAGCTCTTATAGCAGCCAAGAAGTACCACCCAACAGTTATACGGTTTAAGATGGACAGCGAACTTGTCGTCAAACAGATGAACGGTGTCTACAAAATTAAGAATCGCGATCTCTGGCCAATCCACTCATTCATCAAAGAGACGGCCCAAGAGTTCACCAAGGTTACCTACGAGCACGTGCGTCGGGAGTTTAATAAGCTAGCTGATGCCAAAGTTAACCAAATTCTCGATGCACATCGGGTTCTTTAG
- the rplT gene encoding 50S ribosomal protein L20, which yields MRVKRGVTAHRKHKKILKQTKGMQHARRSSYRLAKQAVIRALQYSYRDRRTRKRDLRQLWVIRINAAAHEHDTTYSKLMSGLKKADIRLNRKVLSELAVNEPKAFEAVLKTAK from the coding sequence ATGAGAGTTAAGAGAGGCGTTACCGCCCATCGTAAGCACAAGAAGATCCTTAAGCAGACTAAGGGGATGCAACACGCTAGACGATCTTCATATCGCCTAGCCAAACAAGCCGTCATTCGTGCCCTGCAGTACTCTTACAGAGACCGTCGCACACGAAAACGAGATTTGCGCCAGTTGTGGGTTATCCGTATAAACGCCGCCGCACATGAACACGACACAACCTATAGCAAGCTCATGTCAGGCCTTAAGAAAGCCGATATTAGGCTTAACCGTAAAGTATTGAGTGAGCTAGCCGTTAACGAGCCTAAGGCTTTTGAGGCTGTCCTAAAGACCGCCAAATAA
- the rpmI gene encoding 50S ribosomal protein L35, which yields MPKQKAHRGTAKRIKLSATGKLIRRRQNGNHFLEKKSGGRKRHIVTPATVSGGENRNIKRALGV from the coding sequence ATGCCAAAGCAAAAAGCACACCGCGGGACAGCCAAGAGAATCAAGCTTAGCGCTACCGGAAAGCTTATACGACGACGCCAGAATGGGAACCACTTTCTTGAAAAGAAAAGCGGCGGACGTAAGCGCCACATCGTTACTCCGGCCACTGTCTCGGGTGGTGAAAATCGCAATATCAAGCGAGCATTAGGAGTTTAG
- the infC gene encoding translation initiation factor IF-3, whose protein sequence is MLQYFPEGYQLIISTLGERRISKPYVRLNEAIRAPQLRVIDADGQQIGIMSRTEALQRAEQAELDLVEISPLADPPVARIVDWGKYNYQKMKEQQRSKRSAKVSELKQIRFGLKIGTNDLNIKTRKIREFLEEGHKVKISLLFRGREMAHQELGFALIRRVIESLEDVAVVDQEPQLAGRNLSAVIRSSGNAKAKSTPRDSQENQA, encoded by the coding sequence CTGCTACAATACTTCCCCGAAGGCTATCAACTAATAATATCTACTCTGGGAGAGAGACGTATCAGTAAACCATATGTTCGCCTCAATGAAGCGATAAGAGCACCCCAGCTACGAGTCATCGACGCTGATGGGCAGCAGATCGGGATCATGAGTCGCACAGAGGCCTTGCAGAGAGCGGAACAAGCAGAACTTGACCTAGTTGAGATCTCCCCTCTTGCAGACCCACCTGTCGCTCGGATTGTCGACTGGGGCAAGTACAATTACCAAAAGATGAAAGAGCAGCAACGCAGCAAGCGTAGCGCCAAGGTAAGTGAACTTAAACAGATACGGTTTGGTCTTAAGATAGGTACAAACGACCTCAACATTAAGACTCGCAAGATACGTGAATTCCTAGAGGAAGGCCACAAAGTAAAGATCAGTCTTCTCTTCCGCGGTCGCGAGATGGCCCACCAAGAACTTGGTTTCGCCCTGATCCGCAGGGTTATCGAATCCCTAGAGGACGTTGCAGTCGTAGACCAAGAGCCACAGCTAGCGGGAAGAAATCTATCAGCAGTAATTAGGAGTAGCGGCAATGCCAAAGCAAAAAGCACACCGCGGGACAGCCAAGAGAATCAAGCTTAG
- the smpB gene encoding SsrA-binding protein SmpB, whose amino-acid sequence MKVVAKNRRARFDYEIQRIISAGIVLYGPEVKSVRAGLVSLKGAFARVKDNELWLYNMQVTAYPLAKGQTLPDPDRPRKLLVSKHELALLDQKRGESLTIVPLTVLAGRYIKIELGVGRGKKKYDKREVIKKRDMERAAAQAGLQKHRF is encoded by the coding sequence ATGAAAGTAGTAGCGAAGAACAGACGAGCCCGGTTTGATTATGAGATCCAGCGCATTATTAGCGCAGGTATTGTGTTGTATGGCCCCGAGGTTAAGAGCGTCAGAGCAGGTTTGGTGAGTCTCAAAGGGGCATTTGCGCGAGTCAAAGACAATGAACTTTGGCTTTACAATATGCAGGTCACCGCCTACCCCCTGGCTAAAGGTCAGACACTGCCCGACCCCGATCGACCGCGTAAGCTGCTTGTGTCAAAGCATGAGCTCGCGTTGCTCGACCAAAAACGTGGTGAAAGCCTAACAATTGTGCCACTAACTGTGCTAGCCGGTCGATACATAAAGATCGAACTTGGAGTTGGTCGTGGTAAGAAAAAATATGACAAACGTGAAGTCATTAAGAAGCGTGATATGGAACGTGCCGCAGCACAGGCGGGCTTACAAAAGCATCGTTTCTAA